A section of the Quatrionicoccus australiensis genome encodes:
- a CDS encoding alpha/beta hydrolase — MKAPEEKIIVAGPVGNIDTIMERPDAPKGIALIAHPHPMGGGANTNKVAYTLARTFVSLGYAAFRPNFRGVGGSEGEHDEGIGETDDLLAVLEEAKRRCGDLPVVLAGFSFGAYCQTRVAKRLAEAGHPAQRLVLVGTASGHVEGSRQYDTEAVPHDTIVIHGADDTLVPPANVYAWALPLDLPVVMVPGADHFFHRRLHLIRDIITRAWRH, encoded by the coding sequence ATGAAAGCCCCGGAAGAAAAAATCATCGTCGCCGGCCCGGTCGGCAATATCGACACCATCATGGAGCGGCCGGACGCCCCGAAGGGCATTGCGCTGATCGCCCATCCGCATCCGATGGGTGGCGGCGCCAATACCAACAAGGTCGCCTACACGCTGGCCCGAACCTTCGTCAGCCTCGGCTATGCCGCCTTCCGCCCGAATTTCCGCGGCGTTGGTGGCAGTGAAGGCGAGCACGACGAAGGCATCGGCGAAACCGACGACCTGCTCGCCGTGCTCGAAGAAGCCAAACGCCGCTGCGGCGACCTGCCGGTCGTGCTGGCCGGCTTCTCGTTCGGCGCCTACTGTCAGACCCGCGTCGCCAAGCGCCTGGCCGAAGCCGGGCATCCGGCGCAGCGCCTGGTCCTGGTCGGCACCGCCTCCGGCCACGTCGAAGGCAGCCGCCAATACGACACCGAAGCCGTGCCGCACGACACCATCGTCATCCATGGTGCCGACGACACGCTGGTGCCGCCCGCCAACGTCTACGCCTGGGCGCTGCCGCTCGACCTGCCCGTAGTCATGGTGCCCGGCGCCGACCATTTCTTCCACCGGCGTCTGCACCTGATCCGCGACATCATCACGCGCGCCTGGCGACACTAA
- a CDS encoding ATP-binding cassette domain-containing protein, giving the protein MTALSVSNLRKVYGGTEVVAGLSFAVEPGICFGLLGPNGAGKTTTLRLCLGLTGPDSGEISLNGCAIPVDAQQARARVGVVPQFDNLDPDFTASENLLVFGRYFGLKDADVKARIPQLLEFAGLTGKADARIATLSGGMKRRLTLARALVNDPDIVFLDEPTTGLDPQARHLIWDRLKQLKSAGKTLILTTHFMDEAERLCDRLMVIDHGKKITEGSPRQLIAEHIEPQVIEVYDEAGGNLGAFVEANRQLAERVETSGETAFFYCREPRELLARLAAADGLRYLHRASNLEDVFIKLTGRELRD; this is encoded by the coding sequence GTGACGGCACTCAGCGTCTCCAATCTGCGCAAGGTCTATGGCGGCACGGAAGTCGTCGCCGGCCTGTCCTTTGCCGTCGAACCCGGCATCTGCTTCGGCCTGCTCGGCCCGAACGGTGCCGGCAAGACGACGACGCTGCGCCTCTGCCTCGGCCTGACCGGCCCGGACAGCGGCGAAATCAGCCTGAACGGCTGCGCCATTCCGGTCGATGCCCAGCAGGCGAGGGCGCGCGTTGGCGTGGTGCCGCAGTTCGACAACCTCGATCCGGATTTCACGGCCAGCGAGAACCTGCTCGTCTTCGGCCGCTATTTCGGCCTCAAGGACGCCGACGTCAAGGCGCGCATCCCGCAACTGCTCGAATTCGCCGGCCTGACCGGCAAGGCCGACGCCCGCATCGCAACGCTGTCCGGCGGCATGAAGCGGCGTCTGACCCTGGCCCGCGCCCTGGTCAACGACCCCGATATCGTCTTTCTCGACGAGCCGACCACCGGCCTCGACCCGCAGGCCCGCCACCTGATCTGGGATCGACTGAAACAACTCAAGTCGGCCGGCAAGACGCTGATCCTGACGACGCATTTCATGGATGAGGCGGAGCGCCTGTGCGACCGACTGATGGTCATCGACCACGGCAAGAAGATCACCGAAGGCAGCCCGCGCCAACTGATCGCCGAGCACATCGAACCGCAGGTCATCGAAGTCTATGACGAAGCCGGCGGCAACCTGGGCGCCTTCGTCGAGGCCAATCGGCAACTCGCCGAACGCGTCGAAACGAGCGGCGAAACCGCCTTCTTCTATTGCCGCGAACCGCGCGAACTGCTCGCCCGACTGGCTGCCGCCGACGGCCTGCGCTACCTGCACCGCGCCTCCAACCTGGAAGACGTCTTCATCAAGCTGACCGGGCGCGAATTGCGCGATTGA
- a CDS encoding NUDIX hydrolase gives MKLNKQAGVWAIIYCPAAGTFLFGRRSETVNKPGVWNFFGGHVDPGETPQQALLRELSEEAGIERKGDDLVHFGGVSDSEIQGLGYVEALRELHYYLLLADSEFEPRLNHEHSEFRWLKPHNLPHNLNRPSAIAINIGLIQKALQLAA, from the coding sequence ATGAAACTCAACAAGCAGGCCGGCGTCTGGGCCATCATCTATTGCCCAGCGGCCGGCACCTTCCTGTTCGGCAGGCGTTCCGAGACGGTCAACAAGCCCGGCGTCTGGAATTTCTTCGGCGGCCATGTCGATCCGGGCGAAACGCCACAGCAGGCCTTGCTGCGCGAACTCTCGGAAGAAGCCGGTATCGAGCGCAAGGGCGATGATCTGGTCCACTTCGGCGGCGTCAGCGATAGCGAAATCCAGGGCCTGGGCTACGTCGAAGCCTTGCGCGAACTGCATTACTACCTGCTGCTCGCCGACAGCGAATTCGAACCCCGACTCAACCACGAACATTCCGAATTCCGCTGGCTGAAGCCGCACAACCTGCCGCACAACCTGAACCGTCCCTCGGCCATCGCCATCAATATCGGTCTGATCCAGAAAGCGCTGCAACTGGCGGCTTAA
- a CDS encoding L-type lectin-domain containing protein, whose translation MRTMLLAITVASTLLSLPVRAETFSGSEVNLVGSAAMQSGELQLTGNLQGQGGAAWLTSPLATARSFTVTYDFSLANAGRENMADGVALVLQNKGANAIGNVDAGSYLAYFGLDGVGSVVQTWFNNTAGLNIDGNPSTSKKAPTPLGTAQLVTGSETVSYDAAAHQLSMSGTLNVDGKAFPISDSVSIDLAAKFGPSMYLGFTGATGAAFADQRITRFALTILPEQKVVVVPGETTVVVPEEKSHTLLLIGLSVLLGLGILLVLLRRKD comes from the coding sequence ATGCGCACCATGCTGCTCGCAATTACCGTTGCCTCAACACTGCTTTCCCTGCCGGTCAGGGCGGAAACCTTCAGCGGTAGCGAGGTCAATCTGGTGGGTTCCGCCGCCATGCAAAGCGGCGAGTTGCAGCTGACCGGCAATCTCCAGGGACAAGGTGGCGCCGCCTGGTTGACCAGCCCGCTGGCGACGGCCCGTTCGTTTACGGTGACCTACGATTTCTCGCTGGCCAATGCCGGCCGGGAAAACATGGCGGACGGCGTCGCGCTGGTCCTCCAGAACAAGGGTGCGAATGCGATCGGCAATGTCGATGCGGGCAGCTATCTTGCCTACTTCGGCCTGGATGGCGTCGGTTCGGTGGTGCAGACCTGGTTCAACAATACGGCGGGTCTGAATATCGACGGGAATCCCTCAACCAGCAAAAAGGCGCCGACCCCGCTCGGTACGGCCCAACTGGTCACTGGCAGCGAGACCGTGAGCTACGATGCCGCAGCGCACCAGCTGAGCATGAGCGGTACGCTCAATGTGGACGGCAAGGCTTTCCCGATCAGCGATAGCGTCAGTATCGACCTCGCCGCCAAGTTCGGCCCGAGCATGTATCTCGGTTTCACCGGTGCGACCGGCGCAGCCTTTGCCGACCAGAGAATTACCCGCTTTGCGCTCACCATTCTTCCGGAGCAGAAGGTTGTGGTCGTGCCGGGAGAAACTACCGTCGTTGTCCCGGAAGAAAAATCCCACACCCTGCTGCTCATCGGCCTGAGCGTGCTGCTCGGGCTGGGTATCCTGCTGGTCTTGCTGCGGCGCAAGGACTGA